One Schistocerca nitens isolate TAMUIC-IGC-003100 chromosome 1, iqSchNite1.1, whole genome shotgun sequence DNA segment encodes these proteins:
- the LOC126263761 gene encoding translation initiation factor IF-2-like, with product MAYFSTLIAGGCLLILCSTNATAQDRQDAETETTTTTGDEEQTSPLMGNIPGRPIDFGGLLSGLPIFGGGFGPLRPVGGGMRPWMSIGGPMNGGGVLPGWPTSETTSGTDTAEAATASSSRAGETRHADSRHRGSSPTAAHGRAAKGRKSFKRARGRR from the exons ATGGCATACTTTTCAACTCTGatcgcaggtggctgcctgctgaTTTTATGCTCAACTAATGctactgctcaagacagacagGACGCTGAAACAGAGACGACGACTACGACTGGTGACGAGGAACAGACATCACCATTGATGGGCAACATTCCAGGAAGACCAATAGATTTTGGCGGTCTTCTGTCGGGCTTGCCCATATTTGGAGGCGGCTTTGGACCGCTGAGACCTGTAGGTGGCGGCATGAGGCCATGGATGTCAATAGGCGGGCCAATGAACGGAGGCGGTGTTCTTCCAGGATGGCCAACAAGCGAAACCACCAGCGGCACAGATACTGCGGAAGCAGCGACAgcatcaa GCTCCCGAGCAGGCGAAACTCGACATGCTGATTCCAGACACAGGGGCAGCTCTCCGACAGCGGCCCACGGCAGAGCAGCCAAAGGCAGGAAGTCCTTCAAGCGCGCCAGGGGGCGCAGATGA